One Glycine max cultivar Williams 82 chromosome 6, Glycine_max_v4.0, whole genome shotgun sequence DNA segment encodes these proteins:
- the LOC100800125 gene encoding casein kinase 1-like protein HD16, with product MDEFDSGGRSGDKAPGAEDEGTTPPIPEKVQVGGSPLYRVERKLGKGGFGQVYVGRRLGAVNSSERTGSGAVEVALKFEHRSSKGCNYGPPYEWQVYNALGGSHGVPRVHYKGRHGDYYIMVMDMLGPSLWDVWNNNNPHMMSTEMVACIAIEAISILEKMHSRGYVHGDVKPENFLLGPPGTPDEKKLFLVDLGLATRWRDSSTGLHVDYDQRPDVFRGTVRYASVHAHLGRTGSRRDDLESLAYTLVFLLRGRLPWQGYQGENKGFLVCKKKMATSPETLCCFCPQPFRQFVEYVVNLKFDEEPNYAKYISLFDGIVGPNPDIRPINTDGAQKLICQVGHKRGRLTIEEDDDEQPNKKVRMGMPATQWISVYNARRPMKQRYHYNVADVRLAQHIDKGNEDGLFISSVASCSNLWALIMDAGTGFTAQVYELSPFFLHKEWIMEQWEKNYYISAIAGANNGSSLVVMSKGTQYLQQSYKVSDSFPFKWINKKWREGFYVTAMATSGSRWAIVMSRGAGFSDQVVELDFLYPSEGIHRRWDNGYRITSTAATWDQAAFVLSVPRRKPADETQETLRTSAFPSTHVKEKWAKNLYIASICYGRTVS from the exons ATGGATGAGTTTGATAGTGGAGGCCGCAGTGGCGATAAGGCTCCTGGAGCTGAAGACGAAGGCACCACACCTCCCATTCCAGAGAAG GTTCAAGTTGGTGGTTCCCCGTTGTACAGAGTTGAGAGAAAACTTGGGAAGGGAGGATTTGGGCAGGTTTATGTTGGTCGGCGGTTAGGAGCTGTGAATTCTAGTGAACGAACTGGTTCTGGTGCTGTTGAG GTAGCCTTAAAATTTGAGCATAGAAGCAGCAAGGGGTGCAATTATGGACCTCCATATGAGTGGCAGGTTTACAA TGCATTAGGCGGTAGTCATGGTGTTCCGCGAGTTCATTACAAGGGACGGCATGGTGACTACTATATTATG GTCATGGATATGCTTGGCCCTAGTCTGTGGGACGTTTGGAATAACAACAATCCTCACAT GATGTCTACTGAAATGGTTGCATGTATTGCAATTGAGGCTATCTCCATATTAGAGAAGATGCATTCTAGAGG ATATGTGCACGGTGATGTAAAACCTGAGAACTTTTTGCTGGGACCCCCTGGAACTCCTGATGAAAAGAAGTTGTTTCTGGTTGATCTTGGATTAG CAACTCGGTGGCGTGATAGTTCTACTGGCCTTCATGTTGACTATGATCAACGTCCAGATGTTTTTAG GGGCACAGTTCGTTATGCTAGTGTGCATGCTCATCTTGGTCGAACAGGTAGCAGGAGAGATGACTTGGAATCTCTTGCTTACACTCTTGTCTTTCTTCTTCGTGGTCGGCTACCTTGGCAAGGATATCAG GGAGAAAATAAAGGGTTTCTTGTCtgcaagaaaaagatggccacGTCTCCAGAAACTTTGTGTTGCTTTTGTCCCCAACCATTTCGGCAATTTGTGGAATATGTAGTGAATTTGAAGTTTGATGAAGAACCAAATTATGCAAAATATATATCCCTTTTCGATGGAATTGTGGGCCCAAATCCAGACATCAGGCCAATAAACACTGATGGTGCTCAGAAG CTTATATGTCAGGTTGGACATAAGAGGGGGCGATTGAccatagaagaagatgatgatgaacaaCCAAATAAGAAGGTTCGAATGGGAATGCCTGCTACACAATGGATTAGTGTTTACAACGCTCGTCGGCCAATGAAGCAAAG GTATCATTATAATGTTGCTGATGTGCGGCTGGCCCAACACATTGATAAAGGAAATGAAGATGGTTTATTTATCAGCAGTGTGGCTTCTTGTTCTAATCTTTGGGCACTCATTATGGATGCTGGCACTGGTTTCACAGCACAAGTTTATGAACTCTCTCCCTTCTTCCTTCACAAG GAATGGATTATGGAACAGTGGGAGAAGAATTATTACATAAGTGCCATAGCCGGGGCTAATAATGGATCCTCATTGGTTGTAATGTCTAAAG GTACCCAGTACTTGCAGCAATCCTATAAAGTCAGTGATTCATTTCCATTTAAGTGGATCAACAAAAAATGGAGAGAAGGATTTTATGTCACTGCTATGGCCACTTCCGGCTCTAGATGGGCAATTGTTATGTCTCGTGGGGCTGGTTTTTCAGATCAG GTTGTGGAACTTGATTTCTTGTATCCCAGTGAAGGTATTCATCGAAGGTGGGATAATGGTTATCGCATCACCTCAACTGCTGCAACATGGGATCAAGCTGCTTTTGTTCTTAGTGTCCCAAGAAGAAAACCAGCTGATGAAACTCAGGAGACACTCCGCACATCTGCTTTTCCTAGTACTCATGTCAAG gAAAAATGGGCAAAGAACCTCTATATTGCATCTATTTGTTATGGGAGAACAGTGTCATAA
- the LOC100801021 gene encoding protein SAWADEE HOMEODOMAIN HOMOLOG 1 isoform X1: MDRLRPRNRAVFSGFTNAEIEKMEKLLREPTGGSLGREFYQKLARSFNYSSGRAGKPIIKWTEIESWFQTRLQDSPQVPSSELMVPKCKEGETMQDPSELEFEARSSKDGAWYDVEAFLAHRFLSTGEAEVQVRFVGFGAEEDEWINIKTSVRQRSIPLESTECSNLKIGDPVLCFQERRDQAIYYDAHIVEIQKRMHDIRGCRCLLLIHYDHDNSEERVRLRRLCRRPRS; encoded by the exons ATGGACCGCTTGCGTCCTAGGAATCGAGCGGTCTTTTCTGGATTTACAAATGCCGag ATTGAGAAAATGGAGAAATTGTTAAGGGAACCTACAGGGGGATCATTGGGCAGGGAATTTTACCAAAAACTGGCTCGAAGTTTCAA CTATTCCTCTGGTCGTGCTGGGAAGCCTATCATAAAATGGACAGAG ATTGAAAGTTGGTTTCAGACTAGGCTCCAAGACTCACCACAAGTCCCTAGCAGTGAGTTGATGGTTCCTAAATGTAAGGAAG GAGAAACTATGCAAGACCCATCAGAGTTGGAATTTGAAGCAAGATCATCAAAAGATGGAGCATG GTATGATGTTGAGGCATTTCTAGCTCACAGATTTCTTAGCACAGGGGAAGCT GAAGTCCAAGTCAGATTTGTTGGATTTGGAGCTGAGGAAGATGAGTGGATCAATATCAAAACTTCAGTACGTCAACGCTCTATTCCTTTGGAAAGCACAGAGTGTTCCAACCTGAAAATTGGAGACCCAGTCCTGTGCTTCCAG GAGAGGAGAGATCAAGCAATTTACTATGACGCTCACATTGTAGAGATCCAAAAGAGGATGCATGATATTAGAGGTTGCAGATGTCTCCTCTTAATTCATTATGATCATGACAACAGTGAG GAAAGAGTTCGCTTGAGGAGACTTTGCCGCAGACCAAGATCTTAG
- the LOC100801021 gene encoding protein SAWADEE HOMEODOMAIN HOMOLOG 2 isoform X2, which yields MEKLLREPTGGSLGREFYQKLARSFNYSSGRAGKPIIKWTEIESWFQTRLQDSPQVPSSELMVPKCKEGETMQDPSELEFEARSSKDGAWYDVEAFLAHRFLSTGEAEVQVRFVGFGAEEDEWINIKTSVRQRSIPLESTECSNLKIGDPVLCFQERRDQAIYYDAHIVEIQKRMHDIRGCRCLLLIHYDHDNSEERVRLRRLCRRPRS from the exons ATGGAGAAATTGTTAAGGGAACCTACAGGGGGATCATTGGGCAGGGAATTTTACCAAAAACTGGCTCGAAGTTTCAA CTATTCCTCTGGTCGTGCTGGGAAGCCTATCATAAAATGGACAGAG ATTGAAAGTTGGTTTCAGACTAGGCTCCAAGACTCACCACAAGTCCCTAGCAGTGAGTTGATGGTTCCTAAATGTAAGGAAG GAGAAACTATGCAAGACCCATCAGAGTTGGAATTTGAAGCAAGATCATCAAAAGATGGAGCATG GTATGATGTTGAGGCATTTCTAGCTCACAGATTTCTTAGCACAGGGGAAGCT GAAGTCCAAGTCAGATTTGTTGGATTTGGAGCTGAGGAAGATGAGTGGATCAATATCAAAACTTCAGTACGTCAACGCTCTATTCCTTTGGAAAGCACAGAGTGTTCCAACCTGAAAATTGGAGACCCAGTCCTGTGCTTCCAG GAGAGGAGAGATCAAGCAATTTACTATGACGCTCACATTGTAGAGATCCAAAAGAGGATGCATGATATTAGAGGTTGCAGATGTCTCCTCTTAATTCATTATGATCATGACAACAGTGAG GAAAGAGTTCGCTTGAGGAGACTTTGCCGCAGACCAAGATCTTAG